A part of Halictus rubicundus isolate RS-2024b chromosome 4, iyHalRubi1_principal, whole genome shotgun sequence genomic DNA contains:
- the LOC143353557 gene encoding CUE domain-containing protein 2-A isoform X1 — MNRTMDEKEELVKKSLFSFVRKEVPTAQLSLIDDIVLGYVVSMVEESALEEDLDVDGLCEMVSACLPEFSKIEKEAVSKWLLDVESKLREESKENQNCQPQDPLSQLSLTALLPPDTQRIRVHHLSETSDAGSDSSGEYFQEESSWHQVALLQEMFPAASPAELRHCLAVAGGDITEAAQLALHRQEAGQSIASNLTFVTPNGRNRAKLNDEELKSRIIARYSYVDRDDDSREHRPVAPKTEPKKLVRYLENKIVSVKGERYTEVRRGGEEEDGNEGGRKRSHCRP; from the exons ATGAATCGCACAATGGATGAGAAAGAAGAATTGGTAAAGAAGTCATTGTTTAGTTTTGTGAGGAAAGAGGTGCCTACTGCCCAATTGAG TTTAATAGATGATATCGTTCTCGGTTATGTGGTGAGTATGGTAGAAGAAAGTGCGCTTGAGGAAGACTTAGATGTTGACGGACTTTGTGAAATGGTATCAGCTTGTCTTCCTGAGTTTTCTAAAATTGAAAAGGAAGCAGTGTCCAAGTGGTTGTTGGACGTTGAAAGTAAGTTGCGGGAAGAGAGtaaagaaaatcaaaattgcCAACCTCAAGATCCTTTGAGTCAACTTAGTCTGACTGCACTATTACCGCCTGACACCCAGAGAATTAGAGTACATCATCTTTCCGAAACAAGTGATGCTGGAAGTGATTCCAGTGGAGAATATTTTCAAGAA gaaTCATCATGGCATCAAGTAGCATTATTACAAGAAATGTTCCCAGCTGCAAGTCCTGCAGAGCTTAGACATTGTTTGGCGGTTGCTGGTGGTGATATTACAGAGGCTGCTCAACTTGCCCTGCATCGCCAAGAAGCAGGACAAAGCATTGCTAGTAACTTAACATTTGTAACA CCAAACGGTCGCAACAGGGCTAAACTGAACGACGAGGAACTGAAATCCCGTATCATCGCAAGATATAGTTACGTCGACAGGGACGATGATTCGCGTGAGCATCGCCCGGTCGCCCCGAAAACGGAACCGAAAAAATTAGTGCGTTATCTGGAAAACAAGATTGTGAGCGTGAAAGGTGAACGGTATACAGAAGTTAGACGAGGTGGCGAAGAGGAAGATGGTAACGAAGGTGGTAGGAAAAGAAGCCATTGCCGGCCGTAA
- the LOC143353557 gene encoding CUE domain-containing protein 2 isoform X2, whose product MNRTMDEKEELVKKSLFSFVRKEVPTAQLSLIDDIVLGYVVSMVEESALEEDLDVDGLCEMVSACLPEFSKIEKEAVSKWLLDVESKLREESKENQNCQPQDPLSQLSLTALLPPDTQRIRVHHLSETSDAGSDSSGEYFQEESSWHQVALLQEMFPAASPAELRHCLAVAGGDITEAAQLALHRQEAGQSIASNLTFVTIFIATMFWPFLFIKRSLDLIFSIKIKLRQLK is encoded by the exons ATGAATCGCACAATGGATGAGAAAGAAGAATTGGTAAAGAAGTCATTGTTTAGTTTTGTGAGGAAAGAGGTGCCTACTGCCCAATTGAG TTTAATAGATGATATCGTTCTCGGTTATGTGGTGAGTATGGTAGAAGAAAGTGCGCTTGAGGAAGACTTAGATGTTGACGGACTTTGTGAAATGGTATCAGCTTGTCTTCCTGAGTTTTCTAAAATTGAAAAGGAAGCAGTGTCCAAGTGGTTGTTGGACGTTGAAAGTAAGTTGCGGGAAGAGAGtaaagaaaatcaaaattgcCAACCTCAAGATCCTTTGAGTCAACTTAGTCTGACTGCACTATTACCGCCTGACACCCAGAGAATTAGAGTACATCATCTTTCCGAAACAAGTGATGCTGGAAGTGATTCCAGTGGAGAATATTTTCAAGAA gaaTCATCATGGCATCAAGTAGCATTATTACAAGAAATGTTCCCAGCTGCAAGTCCTGCAGAGCTTAGACATTGTTTGGCGGTTGCTGGTGGTGATATTACAGAGGCTGCTCAACTTGCCCTGCATCGCCAAGAAGCAGGACAAAGCATTGCTAGTAACTTAACATTTGTAACA ATTTTCATAGCTACGATGTTTTGGCCCTTTCTTTTCATCAAACGAAGTTTAGATTTGATTTTTtctatcaaaataaaattaagacaaTTAAAGTAA